The following coding sequences are from one Triticum dicoccoides isolate Atlit2015 ecotype Zavitan chromosome 4A, WEW_v2.0, whole genome shotgun sequence window:
- the LOC119285122 gene encoding peptidyl-tRNA hydrolase ICT1, mitochondrial-like, with translation MATAMRSARLLRLGFCHVPSLLFRGPLFPSPSPGLGLGLXXXXMRDAEERAASAGSDPAPKITMDHVTVSFARSGGAGGQNVNKVNTKVDMRFNVEKAHWLGERIKERILQTEKNRINKDGELVMSSTKTRTQKGNIEDALQKIQAIIDAASYVPPPPSEEQKKKIEKIAAAAERNRMQNKKVLSQKKESRRSKPSWD, from the exons ATGGCGACCGCCATGCGGAGCGCCCGCCTCCTACGGCTCGGCTTCTGTCACgtcccttctcttctcttccgaggGCCCCTGTTCCCCTCCCCGAGCCCGGGCCTGGGCCTGGGCCTGNNNNNNNNNNTGATGCGCGACGCCGAGGAGCGCGCGGCCTCAGCCGGCTCTGATCCCGCCCCCAAGATCACCATGG ATCATGTTACTGTTAGCTTTGCAAGAAGTGGGGGCGCGGGTGGTCAGAATGTTAACAAAG TTAATACAAAGGTTGACATGCGGTTCAATGTTGAGAAAGCTCATTGGCTCGGAGAGAGGATTAAGGAACGGATATTGCAAACG GAAAAGAACAGGATAAATAAGGATGGTGAACTTGTGATGTCTTCTACGAAAACTAGGACACAGAA GGGCAATATTGAAGATGCTTTGCAGAAAATACAG GCGATCATTGATGCTGCATCATATGTTCCCCCACCGCCTTCAGAAGAGCAAAAGAAGAAAATTGAAAAAAT TGCTGCAGCCGCTGAGAGGAACAGAATGCAAAACAAGAAGGTACTCTCACAGAAGAAAGAATCGAGGAGGAGCAAACCCAGCTGGGACTGA